The Candidatus Latescibacterota bacterium sequence CCATACAGGTATGGACTCATGCTCGTAAAAGGCACGGATGGCCTGAAATACAAGTTGGCCGTAATTGGGACGGCTTTGATTTTGCTGTTGAAATTGATGGTCGAGCTTCCTCCCGATACAAAATATTCCGAACTGCCCGACATCAATCCCGCTCCCAGTCCTATCTCGATCATCGGTGATACAGGGTAGAAAAGCTCCCCCCCGAATTCAGGCACCCATTTAATATTATCAAGCTTTTCCCCAATTCCAATTTCTTCGTTTGCCTGATCGACCCAGTCATTATAATCAGAATATGAGATATGACTGAATCCCCCATACACTCGCGCGCCTATCCCCGCTCCTGCAGGCTCTGAGACAAATAACAGGGCGATTGCCATCAGGGACCCGATAATTGCAGACCTTCTCATACCTATTCTCCTTCCGGTGTCTTCCTCTGGTTGAATTACTATTTCTTTATCTGCTTGATCCGGTTTATATCCTCTCCCTTGCCGATAAGCACAAGCACGTCGCTGTCCTTGATAACAAAATCGGCCCCAGGAACAAGAACGAAGTTCTCAGGCACAAGCTCTTTTATTCCTATAACGTTGACGTTGTACTTCGACCTCATCGCCAGTTCCGCGAGAGACTTGCCGACGAACTCCACAATCGGGGCGATCTCTGCGATCATGTAATCTCCCGACATCGGCAGATAGTCGAGCACGTCCGGGGCCGAGAGATTCATCGCCACCTTCACTGCCATATCTTTCTCCGGAAATATGACATTCGTCGCGCCCACATTTCTGAGTATCTTTCCGTGGTCCTCGTTCGTCGCCTTGACGACTATTTTCTTCACTTCGAGTTCTCTCAGGTAGAGCGTTATGAGCGTGGCGGCGTTGGCATTCCCCCCCATACTCACTATCGACGCTTCCATTTCGTCAAGGCCAAGTGTTGCCAACATTTCTTTCTGCGTGGCGTCACCGATGATCGCCTGCGAACAGTATGGTCGTATCTTTTGTACCAGATCCTCTTCAATATCGAGGGCGATCACGTCGTGGCCTTCCTCGAACAGTGTACGAGCGACATGAAAACCGAAATTACCCAATCCGATCACAGCATACTTGTTCGACATAATTATTCCTTTCCACTCCCCGTCGGGAGTCCCCTTACCCTACCATCACCTTTTCCCCGGCATACTTGAATGGCCGTCCGTGCTCGGCGCGCGTAACGACATAGGCTACAGTGAGAAGTCCGACCCTTCCCACCATCATAAGCATGATTATCACGAGTTTTCCTGCTTCAGTCAGTGATGACGTTATTCCCATTGAAAGCCCGACCGTCCCGAAGGCCGAGACTGCTTCAAAAAGATATGATAGAAAATATTCATTGCCCGCGTGATTCGTCGTCATCTCCGTGATCAGCAGAGAGATAAGTCCGGCTGTCACGACCAAAACGGCAAGTATAAATACGGCCAGCGCGCGGGAGATCACATCGTCAGGAATAGTCCTCTTGAAAAGACTCATGTTCCTTCTGCCTGCGATCTTGCTCTTGAAGATCGCCATGAACACGGCCAGCGATGTCGTCTTGATCCCTCCACCACAGGAACCTGGGCTTGCCCCGACAAACATCAGCATGACCAGCATGAACAAAGTCCCGGGAGCGAGCCTGGAGATGTCGAGGGTATTAAATCCGGCAGTCCTGGCTGTAACAGACTGGAAAAGGGTAGTCAGGAGTTTGTCCTTGATAGATATCGACGATATCTCCCCCTTGCTTTCGGAGAGAAGTATCAGGCTCCATCCTGCCAGAACGAGAATAACAGTCGTGGCAATGACCATTTTTGTATGAAGAGAAACTGCCGGTCTGCGCTTTACGTTTCGATTAAAAAGTCTGTTCCTCAATTCGTAGATCACCGGGAAACCTATTCCTCCAGCGACGATTAATACCATTATTGTCATGTTCAACCATACGTCACCCTGATACTGAACGAAACTCTCCCGATAAGTGGAAAACCCTGCGTTGCAGAACGCGGAGACCGAGTGAAAGACACTATGATACAGCGCCTGTTTGAACGGCATCTCCCTGTACCAGAAAAAGAACAGCGATGCGGCACCGATCCCTTCAGCAACGAACGTGAAGACGAATATCGATCTTATCAGTTTTCTGATCTTCTTTATTGGAGCTGGAGTGAAAGTCTCTGTCATTATCCATCTCTGCCTCGTCCCGAGTCCCTTTCCAAGAAACAGGAACAGAAACACGGAAAAAGTCATCAGACCCAACCCCCCAAGCTGGATAAGGGCCAGGATAACGGATTTGCCGAACATCGTAAAATGAGAACCTGTTTCAACTACGACAAGCCCTGTCACACAAACAGCGGACGTCGCAGTAAACAGCGCATCGACCGCTGAAAGAGGGTCGCCCACCGAAGCTGCCGGCAGCGCGAGCAGTATCGCGCCGATGACCGCGGCAAGGGTGAAACTGATGATGACCAGCAGTCCCGGTCTCATCCGTTGAATGGATGTAAAAACCCTCATATCGTGGCTTTCTGGCCCAACCGTGTACGGTTAAACAGTTATTTGATGAACCCTATCCTGCCGGAATTATCAGCATCGACCCCGAGGGCCTTATTGGCGAATTCCTTCTGATCCTTCTCGGGAAACCTGACCACGGTAAGTACATTTCTCCAGGGCAGCAGGAAATTGACCGTGTTTGATTCTTTCTTTCTCTTGCTGACAGGAATATCTTTCCCGTCATTGTCCCGGATCTCAACGGTCAGGAAATGTCTGTTCTCCACCCACATACCGATCTCATCCACGGCGATTACCCTGCAGAAGAAAGGTCCGTCCCCTTCTATTCCGGTGAACTCTATACCCGCGGTATTCGTCAGCTTTACGAGTACGGTCTGATCGATAATATCTCTTGCATCATCCATTATTGACCTCCTGCCGTCACTTGACGGCACATTTCGGCTGATTCTGAACGTTAAGTGATAAAAATTCAAATAAAAACTGCTGGCAGGAATATCATTATCCGGACGAAAGTCTTTTTATGTATTCCAGATAGAGTCGGGAACCGCTGCCAGGTTCGCAGAAATCTGTCCTGAAAAGTCCGGCAAGTTCCTCTCTTGATATTCGTCCTTCATGATAGGCATTGTAAAGATTGCTTCCAAGTATTCTACCCAGGACCCTTATAATAAGCAGCCTCTCCCTGATATCGAGTCGAAAGATCTCTCGAAGCTTTTTCGTCACCCGCAGAGAGACTCCTTTCTCTCTTTTAAAATGATACTTGAGGTAAGCCGCAAGCCTGCGTGTTTCGATGATGGAAAATCCGTCGACTGGCCGAGTCACGGCCCCGCGGGCATCGATGCAGCCCTGCAGGTCGTCATCCGGGACGGAAGTGATGAGAGGATTGACGAGAAGTCCACCCACCCAGCTGAGACCCTCTTCGAATACGTAGGCATAAAACCTGTCATCCTCGCGGCGCTCCTTCCTGTTTCTCCTGCCGACCTCGTCCCTCATGGCGTAGAGCACAAACCTTGCGGCTTCCCTCGCCGCACAGGTCTGATCGAACCTGACCATCAGAAATATGTTCAGTCCGGGGAAATATTCCAGCCCCCTCACCCTCAAGTTCGCGCTTGTTGCCAGAATCCCCTCCTCGGTGACCTGCCTCGAACGAAGAAGACAAGCAAAAGAACTGTAGGTACTGCGTCTGTGCACTTCCGGAAAAACATCATCGATCGACTGCCCTACTTCCTCCCTTCCAGTCACCTCGAATCCAGTATCGCTGCCGGTTAGAAGTGAGAGTATATTCTCCACCATCTCTTCGAGGGAACTGAGCGCGGATTCGGATACCGATTTGTCCGACCAGAGATCCAGCATCGCGCGATATGACTGATATTTTATCACAGGTGAAGCGTTGAATATGCAGAACCTGCCCCTGCCCACCGATACAGCCGGGATGTCCTCCATACTCCTGAGCATCAGTTTCCAGTACAACCTGTCGATATTCTGTACGATCGTCGTTGTCCGTAGCCCGGGGGCGCAGACCTGTTCGACTTCCCGTGGCAGATGGCTGCCCGCAAGGTGGGATTCTCCGATTACAACGAGGATCTTATACCCGGGGAAAAATCTTCTGATTGAAGCGATCTTTCTCGCCATCATCCTGTCCCTGCGGCCGATGAACTTCAGATGATCGCGGGGTTCGTAGTCGATCCCAAAAACGGGGACGAGCGGTTCCTTCATGTCCATGAAGAACGGCCTGAAATTCTCCCAGTCAAAACCCCATTCCGATTCGTAATCGATTATCCGGAGAAACTCCTCTTCCCCGTAACTGCCCTTCATCCATCTGTCCAGGGATTCCTGTTGGTACTCGTACAACATCTCCAGGGCCAGGACCACTTTCGCGCCTCCTGCAAGCAGGCTCTTCAGAAGAAAGACAGCCCACTCCTGGCTGGCCTTGAGGGGATGATAATCTCCGAAATAGATGATATCACTGTTCAGGGCGCTTCCGAGTACGTCATCGAGATTGCATGTCTTGCGATATCTGCTGAATTCCCTGGTAAATCTCTTGATATATTCAGAACTTTCAGTCTTGTCGACACCGAAGATCTCCTCACGCAGCCCGGACACGATCTTCTTCTGGGCATCGATCTCCTGTCTTATATTCTTCAACGCCGTCATATCTCTCCGAAAAAGTAACCCCCACTATTCATTCGACAAGCTCATCCAACTTGAATATACTGTGTCATACTTCTTTCTCGGAGGATTATATTTATATCTTTAGCGGGAGTGTTGATGAACAGTCCTTTCCCAAAATGGTGCGCGCCTGATTGCGAACATGCTTCGTTCCCGGAAAAAAAACATCTAGACGGAGCGTGTCACACATTTATCGCGTTGTACTGCAGTAAATACGACAGACTTGTGCAGAAGAGTGCCCTCTGCCTGGACAATAAATACCATGGCGATGACAATAATGACTAAAAAGACTGACGACCTGCTGCATTCGATCCTGGAATCAGGACGCAGATTCATATATGAGCACGAAGCTTATTCGATCCTCGATACAGCAGGATTCCACACACCACGGACATCCTTCTATACAAAAATATCCCAGATACCCGATTCCGGAGCGCCGGACATGCCCGGCGACCGTGTAGTCTGCAAACTGATATCTCCTGAGATGCCGCACCGCTCGGAGTTCGGCGGAATAGTAGTGATCCCCAACTCAAAAGCTGCGATGGATTCGACCTTTGACTCGTTCAGCAATATATGCGATGAAAATGATTTTACACTTGCCGGGATGATGGTGGCCGAACTTCTTGAGATCGACGATCATGTGCCACATCAACTCCTCTTTACTCTGAAACAGGACCCATCTCTTGGGCCGGTGATCATCGCGGGACTTGGAGGGCTGGGCACCGAAGTATGGAAGGCTGGCCTGCGTGAAGGAGCAGCTCTGTTTATCCGATCGGCAGAAAAAGTCCTGGACCGTGATTCCACTCTAAAGGCTCTCGAAAAGACATTTTTCTATCCATTGATTACCGGTGGTACAAGGGTCTCCCGGAAACCGATGATCAAGCCGGAGAAAATATTTTCCGCTCTTGAAGCCATTGCCAGGCTCGCACTGGACTTCTCCCTCACTTCAAAGACATCCCGCGTCACTATAGATGAGTTGGAGATCAACCCGATTCAGATCACCGGCGACGGCAGGCTTGTACCTCTCGACTCGCTGATGCGGATATCAGAAAAAAGGACAACAGGGATCCATCCTCCCCAGGAAAAAATCGACAGCCTTCTGCATCCTGAAAACATGCTGTTGATCGGAGCTTCAGCCGACAGGATGAACATGGGCAGGATAATACTCAGGAACCTGCTCTCCACCGGGAAGATAGAAAAAGAGAAGATATTTCTCCTTCACCCGTCGGCCACTGAGATCGAGGGATGCGTGGCTTTCGAATTGATAGACGACCTTCCCGACAAAATCGATCTTGCCGTATTCACGATCCCTGCCAGTGAGCGGTCAGTTGGGATGATCGAAAAAATTATCACTGAAGACAAGACCGAATCGATGATCCTGATCTCCGGTGGCTTTGATGAGACCAGCGGAGGCAGACATCTTTCAGAGAGGATCAGGACGGCCCTCGATAATGCACGGAATGCCGGTAAGGGTCCGGTCCTTAACGGCCCCAACTGCATGGGGATCGTATCGGGGCCAGGCGGCTATAACACTTTTTTCCTCCCGGATTACAAGCTGTCCCCGGGCGGCTCCTTCGGCGAGAAGACAGCTGTGGTCAGCCAGAGCGGTGCCTGGCTTGTCACCCTGCTTTCCGCTCTGGACCTCTATGATCCCCGGTATATGATCACGGTCGGTAACCAGATCGACCTTACGATCACCGACTACCTGATAAAGCTTCGTGAAGACGAAAAGATCGATGTATTCATCCTGTATATCGAGGGATTCAAAGAGGGAGACGGCGAAAGATTTCTGAAAGTAGCGGGCGAGATCGCCTCCTCTGGCAAAAAGGTCCTGGTCTACAAATCGGGAAGGACTCCGGCCGGGGCTCAGGCCGCGGCTTCGCACACCGCCGCGATGGCCACAGACCATGAACTGTTCACCCGTCTTATGGAGGACGCCGGAATTTACGAGGCGGACACCCTCGAGGATGTCGAGGATGCAGTGAAGGTATTCACCCTCCTCGATGGAATACGGGTAGCGGGACGAAATGTCGGTATCTCGAGTGACGCGGGCTTTGAATGTTCGGTGGCTGGGGACAGACTTTACTCTCTGCGACTGGCCCGCTTCAGCGAAAAAACGATCGAGGTTCTGTCCGAACACCTGCCGTCGGGGATCATCGATGTTCAAAACCCTGTCGATGCCACACCGGCCATCACTACCGAAGAGTACGGAAAATGCGTAGAAGCGATACTCGAGGACGATAACACGGACTGCGCGGTCATTTCGAACGTAGCCGCCACATCGACTCAGGAAAATCTCCCTGCCGGCCCGGAACACGACGAAGATATCACAAATCCTGATTCTCATCCGAACACACTTATCAGGATCTTCAAAAAATACGATAAACCTGTCGTCTTCTGCATGAATGAAGGATCGATCTACGACCCGGCCGTCAGGATGATGGAAGAAGCAGGTTTGCCGGTATTCAGGAAGATAGACCGCGCAATAAGAGCCCTTGAACTGTTTGTGAGGTTCGGTCAGGAAAATGAGATTTCCTACTAGGGCCACCCTCCCTGTGATCATCTGGCCGACCGGGAATACCGGCTGGCGGTACACACCTTTTTTATTGTGTCAACCCTTTAACTGTAATAGGCTTGCACTCGACAACAACAATAAATGAAACCTTTTTCTGAAACCGCTGTCCATTTAAAAAAGACTGGAACAATAGAGAGCAGTCATCCGTAACAACGATACACTTCACCATCGGGCGAAAGGCTGTAATGAATATATCGATAGCAGACCTGAATATGGTCTACAAAAACGGAAAACATGCGCTCGACTCGGTCAACCTCGAAATAGGAAGCGGGATGTTCGGCCTCCTCGGCCCCAACGGCGCGGGCAAGACCACTCTGATGAAGATACTCGTCACCCTGATGAAACCATCCTCAGGGGATGTCAGTGTCGGAGACCTCGATCTGGTACGAAACAGACGGGAGATCAGATCGATGCTCGGTTATCTGCCCCAGGACTTCAGGTTCTTCTCCAAGCTGAGGACATGGGAATTCCTTGACTATGTGGCAAGCCTTTCCGGACTTCGTGAGACGAAAAAAAGAAAGCATGCGGTAGACGAGATGCTCGAACAGGTAGGCCTGTTCGATGTAAGGGACCGGATGGCGGGGAAGCTTTCCGGTGGGATGAAACGCAGACTGGGAATCGCGCAGGCGCTGATCGGTTCGCCGCAGATAATCGTCGTCGACGAACCAACGACCGGCCTCGACCCTGAGGAACGTATCAGGTTCCGCAATCTGATTGCCGATATGCAGCACCGGGATGTCACCATCATCCTCTCGACCCATATCGTCGGTGATATCTCGAGTACATGCAACGATGTCGCGCTTCTGCACGAGGGCAGGGTCGTTTACAAGGGAGATCCTGAAGGCCTCGTCGACATGGCCCGGGGCCACTCCTGGCGTTTCGAAGCACTGGAAAGCGAATTGGAAGACATAAAGGAACGTTTCTCGGTCATTTCCACTATTCCATCCGAAAACGGTTGGGAAGTCGATGTGGTCGGGGACAGTCTTGATGGGTATCCCGGGAAAGAGATAGATCCGGACCTCGAACACGCTTATGTATATTTCATGGAACACGAGGTCCCGACCGCCCAATAAACGAAGTATGCCAGTCGAACCAGTGTGAAAGGATTTCTCACATGATATCTTTCTATAATATCTTCACTGTAGCGAAGATAGAGGTCAGGACCCTTCTACGAAGCTGGTTCTTCAGGATATTCTCCGGCATCGCGATCATCTTTCTCGGTTTCTGGGATTTCGCGTCCCTATCGAAGGTGACACATTCGCCCTGGGCGTTCAGGGGGATCTCATCGACGATCCCATATATTTCGATAATGTTCCTTAACTCCGTACAGGCAGTGATAGCTGTCTTCCTCGCTTCCGATTTCCTCAAGAGGGACAAGAAACTCGACACGACCGAAGTCGTCTACATGCGTTCAATGACAAACGGCGACTATGTACTTGGCAAGACATTCGGGATCCTGTTTGTGTTCCTTATACTCAACGTCATGGTCCTGGCCCTGTCCCTGATCATGCAGCTGATCCTTGCTGAAGTGCCTGTCGCATGGATGGCATATCTTATTTACCCGCTTGTGATCAGCCTTCCTACCCTGGTCTTCATACTTGGCCTGTCATTCTTCCTGATGGTCCTCATCAGAAACCAGGCTGTCACTTTCATCGTGATCCTGGGTTATATAGCTACTACTCTCTTTTTTCTTGCAGGAAGGTTTAACGCCCTTTTCGACTACATGGCCTACAATGTTCCTCTGATGTATTCATCGATCACCGGGTTCAGTGATACTTCCACACTACTTCTCCACAGGGGCATCTACTTCGTTCTTGGAATGTCGCTGATCTCATTTACGATCATCCTTCTCAAGCGTCTGCCTCAGTCGCGGGCCATGACGGGATTATCTCGAATATCGGCTTTCGTCCTGCTGGCCCTGGCAGCGGTGATGATGGTAGCCTATACAGGAAATATCCGGTCGGGCGTGAAGTTCCGCAGGGAAATGGTCTCACTTGGAAACGAACTCTCGGAACAACCCGTCACGACTCCGGTCAGTTGTGATATAGACATCGTCCATGATGGCAGTCGGATCTCCGCGGAGGCTTCCCTGAAGGTCATCAACGATACTCCCTCCTCCATAGACAGGGTGATCCTGCGACTCAATCCGGGGCTTGAGGTCGAACAGGTCCTTTCCGGTGAAGTCGCGCTGCGATTTGAAAGGGAGAAACACATCCTTTACGTCAATCCTGCGGAGACGATAGATCCCGGGGAAACACTTTCGTTC is a genomic window containing:
- a CDS encoding ABC transporter ATP-binding protein codes for the protein MNISIADLNMVYKNGKHALDSVNLEIGSGMFGLLGPNGAGKTTLMKILVTLMKPSSGDVSVGDLDLVRNRREIRSMLGYLPQDFRFFSKLRTWEFLDYVASLSGLRETKKRKHAVDEMLEQVGLFDVRDRMAGKLSGGMKRRLGIAQALIGSPQIIVVDEPTTGLDPEERIRFRNLIADMQHRDVTIILSTHIVGDISSTCNDVALLHEGRVVYKGDPEGLVDMARGHSWRFEALESELEDIKERFSVISTIPSENGWEVDVVGDSLDGYPGKEIDPDLEHAYVYFMEHEVPTAQ
- a CDS encoding acetate--CoA ligase family protein translates to MTKKTDDLLHSILESGRRFIYEHEAYSILDTAGFHTPRTSFYTKISQIPDSGAPDMPGDRVVCKLISPEMPHRSEFGGIVVIPNSKAAMDSTFDSFSNICDENDFTLAGMMVAELLEIDDHVPHQLLFTLKQDPSLGPVIIAGLGGLGTEVWKAGLREGAALFIRSAEKVLDRDSTLKALEKTFFYPLITGGTRVSRKPMIKPEKIFSALEAIARLALDFSLTSKTSRVTIDELEINPIQITGDGRLVPLDSLMRISEKRTTGIHPPQEKIDSLLHPENMLLIGASADRMNMGRIILRNLLSTGKIEKEKIFLLHPSATEIEGCVAFELIDDLPDKIDLAVFTIPASERSVGMIEKIITEDKTESMILISGGFDETSGGRHLSERIRTALDNARNAGKGPVLNGPNCMGIVSGPGGYNTFFLPDYKLSPGGSFGEKTAVVSQSGAWLVTLLSALDLYDPRYMITVGNQIDLTITDYLIKLREDEKIDVFILYIEGFKEGDGERFLKVAGEIASSGKKVLVYKSGRTPAGAQAAASHTAAMATDHELFTRLMEDAGIYEADTLEDVEDAVKVFTLLDGIRVAGRNVGISSDAGFECSVAGDRLYSLRLARFSEKTIEVLSEHLPSGIIDVQNPVDATPAITTEEYGKCVEAILEDDNTDCAVISNVAATSTQENLPAGPEHDEDITNPDSHPNTLIRIFKKYDKPVVFCMNEGSIYDPAVRMMEEAGLPVFRKIDRAIRALELFVRFGQENEISY
- a CDS encoding ABC transporter permease, which encodes MISFYNIFTVAKIEVRTLLRSWFFRIFSGIAIIFLGFWDFASLSKVTHSPWAFRGISSTIPYISIMFLNSVQAVIAVFLASDFLKRDKKLDTTEVVYMRSMTNGDYVLGKTFGILFVFLILNVMVLALSLIMQLILAEVPVAWMAYLIYPLVISLPTLVFILGLSFFLMVLIRNQAVTFIVILGYIATTLFFLAGRFNALFDYMAYNVPLMYSSITGFSDTSTLLLHRGIYFVLGMSLISFTIILLKRLPQSRAMTGLSRISAFVLLALAAVMMVAYTGNIRSGVKFRREMVSLGNELSEQPVTTPVSCDIDIVHDGSRISAEASLKVINDTPSSIDRVILRLNPGLEVEQVLSGEVALRFEREKHILYVNPAETIDPGETLSFSVSYSGTIDEDACYPDILEKDRMAALRLENAGMVNIGKRYSFVSKDYILLTPETLWYPAAGPGYSSEHPENHRRDFIDFSLDVTTTPDLKAVSQGYAEKTGEGKYRFKPESLLPSLTLSIGDFEYRSIEVDSVEYGLY
- a CDS encoding TrkA family potassium uptake protein, coding for MSNKYAVIGLGNFGFHVARTLFEEGHDVIALDIEEDLVQKIRPYCSQAIIGDATQKEMLATLGLDEMEASIVSMGGNANAATLITLYLRELEVKKIVVKATNEDHGKILRNVGATNVIFPEKDMAVKVAMNLSAPDVLDYLPMSGDYMIAEIAPIVEFVGKSLAELAMRSKYNVNVIGIKELVPENFVLVPGADFVIKDSDVLVLIGKGEDINRIKQIKK
- a CDS encoding TrkH family potassium uptake protein, with amino-acid sequence MRVFTSIQRMRPGLLVIISFTLAAVIGAILLALPAASVGDPLSAVDALFTATSAVCVTGLVVVETGSHFTMFGKSVILALIQLGGLGLMTFSVFLFLFLGKGLGTRQRWIMTETFTPAPIKKIRKLIRSIFVFTFVAEGIGAASLFFFWYREMPFKQALYHSVFHSVSAFCNAGFSTYRESFVQYQGDVWLNMTIMVLIVAGGIGFPVIYELRNRLFNRNVKRRPAVSLHTKMVIATTVILVLAGWSLILLSESKGEISSISIKDKLLTTLFQSVTARTAGFNTLDISRLAPGTLFMLVMLMFVGASPGSCGGGIKTTSLAVFMAIFKSKIAGRRNMSLFKRTIPDDVISRALAVFILAVLVVTAGLISLLITEMTTNHAGNEYFLSYLFEAVSAFGTVGLSMGITSSLTEAGKLVIIMLMMVGRVGLLTVAYVVTRAEHGRPFKYAGEKVMVG
- a CDS encoding ChaN family lipoprotein, which produces MKNIRQEIDAQKKIVSGLREEIFGVDKTESSEYIKRFTREFSRYRKTCNLDDVLGSALNSDIIYFGDYHPLKASQEWAVFLLKSLLAGGAKVVLALEMLYEYQQESLDRWMKGSYGEEEFLRIIDYESEWGFDWENFRPFFMDMKEPLVPVFGIDYEPRDHLKFIGRRDRMMARKIASIRRFFPGYKILVVIGESHLAGSHLPREVEQVCAPGLRTTTIVQNIDRLYWKLMLRSMEDIPAVSVGRGRFCIFNASPVIKYQSYRAMLDLWSDKSVSESALSSLEEMVENILSLLTGSDTGFEVTGREEVGQSIDDVFPEVHRRSTYSSFACLLRSRQVTEEGILATSANLRVRGLEYFPGLNIFLMVRFDQTCAAREAARFVLYAMRDEVGRRNRKERREDDRFYAYVFEEGLSWVGGLLVNPLITSVPDDDLQGCIDARGAVTRPVDGFSIIETRRLAAYLKYHFKREKGVSLRVTKKLREIFRLDIRERLLIIRVLGRILGSNLYNAYHEGRISREELAGLFRTDFCEPGSGSRLYLEYIKRLSSG